From the genome of Nitrosomonas sp. Is79A3:
TACCTCCGTTTACCGTGTCTGCAGTGGTCAAACCAGTGCCAGCAACAAAAGTAAAAGTATCGTCACCAGCACCTGTGGTGATGCTGCTTGTGCTAGTACCTGTAGTTATATTGAATTTTCCCGTGGTATTGGCAATTGCTCCAGTCAATGTTGTTCCAGTAAATCCCGTTACCGTCACGGTATCGCCGTCTGCTACGCCCGAAATTGCTAAATTAGCTGCTCCAGCTGCGATGGCGATTCCATCGTCAACCGCGTTATCCGTCACGGTAACACCGATTGTGCCACTGGCTGGGTTTGAAACGGTCAGATTCCCGGTCAGGCCGGTAATATTTACGGTACCTGCGGCTGCTCCGCCTGAGGTGATGGATAGCGCAGTATTATTTACCAGAGCGGTTGCATCGATACTGACCGTGTCGGTTGCCGCACCGGCGGCCACATTGACTGATGCCGCTGCGGTTCCTGTGGTAATGCTGATTCCGTTATCGGCTGCGTTGGCTGTGGTTATTGCCAGTGTCCCGGTTAGATTAGAAGCAACAATGTTTCCTGCCAAGCTATTCACTGCTAATGCCGAAGCGCTTGTCGCGGCTAGGGTGAGTTCTGTATTTTGCGCCAGTGCCGTCGCATTTATTGTAACGGTGTCGGTAGCATTATTAGCAATCAAATTCAATGCGGCTGAGCCTGTTGTCAGCGTGCGGGCATTGGTGGTGTCATCGCCCAATTCATAGGATTCGATATTCGACAAAGCCGTCACAGCGCCATCACCTTCAATCGTGATTTTTTCACCGCCTGTGCCGCTGCCTGCTGCCGTGATGGCGCCGGTGAAACTCTGATTTTGTGATGCAGTAAGTGTGATCGTTGCTCCCGATGCCAGTGTCAGTGCTTCTACACTGGTGATGGTGCCGCCACTGACATCCGCGCCGGTGCTCAAGCTGAGAATATCGTCTACGGTATTATCGCCCGTGAGGGTGCCAGTATAGGTTAGCGTACCCAAGTTGAAAGTATTCGCATCGGTTGTCGAATCGGCTGTAACATTTGTGCCCGCATTAGAAACCGTTATCGTGCGGGCATTCGTTGAATCATCGCCCACAGTGTAATTTTCCACATCGGTTAGCGTTGTAATCGCACCATCACTGACAATTGTGATCTTTTCACCATTCGCACCAGTACCTGCCGCCGTCATGGTTCCAGTAAAGAGCTGGTTTTGTGATGCCGACAGGGTTACATCATTGGTTCCGGTCACTCCCGTTGCATCAAAGGTTAAATTAGGAAAATTGATTACGATCGCCGCTGCAATACTGGAGCCATCTTGCATGCTTAGCGTATTGGTGCCTGCGTCCCCATCCAGAATAACCGACGTCATCACGAGAGGAGTCCATGTCGCCGCAGTAGAAACTGACAATATGTCATTTGCCGAAGTGCCGGTAAATGCCGTGGCATTCGTCGCCAAGTAAGACTGGACAGTAGATGGAGACGTAGAGCCGCTACCACCGCCACCGCCAGAAGCGGGAGGAGAAGGCAGTAGCAGCGGATCAGGCAATCCGTCACCGGTTACATCACCTACCGTGGCACCTGCCGTTGCGATTGCATTGGTTAAAGTGGACCCGGTTGTACGACTCACTGTAGTCTCGACACTTCCTGTTGCGGCGCCGGATTTCATCAGTGATTCAATGTTTTCAGACACAATCTGAACAGCGGCAATGGTGGATAGTATGTTTGATTTGTCAGGATTGTTTGAAGAGGCATTAACGACTGCTTTGTTTAAATTAGCAATAGTCTGCGAAGCATCGGTTGCCAAAGCGCCAATTTTGAATAACACGGAATTATTCGCACCTGACAATTCGGTGGTGTCTTGAATGATTTGTGCAATAGTATTGCTGGCTGATAAATCAACTAAGCCTGTATTACTCACCAGCGCTGCAGCGAGTGCTTCATAGGTTAAATCAATAGCCGCAGCTTCATTCGTTAAAATGCCTGCGCCATTCAATACTGCAGCAGTTTGACTGATGAGGATACTTACCTTAACCGCTGCAGTATGAATGGCTAAAGCGATATCTGTTGCAGCTTTATCGGTGCCGGTTCGGCTAGTTTCATAAATGGGATCAAAATGAAGCAAATCAACACCTGGATGTAAGCCCAGCGATGCCAATACCTTTGCGGTAGCATCTTCCACTGTAATGGCATTATTTTGTGCGATCTTATCAATGAGTGTGGTCAGTGGATTAATGACTGTTGAACCTGGCGGTGCCGTCATACTTCCGGCAAAGGCTTTCCCGGTGGAAATATCGATTCCTCCGGATACGATCAACTGACCGAAACCAGTTACCCCAGGCAAAACGAAATTACCCAGTGCATCCGATGTGGCGCTGGATTCATTGGCATTGTGAATTCCATCGCCATTTAGATCTGCGAATACGATGGCATCTTTGATATAGCCATCAATTATTTTTCCGCTTACACCTGATTTTAAAGCCGTTTTAGTTAAAGCAACGCTGCCGATATTGGCGGTTACATTTGCGGTTACTTCCTGTAAAACAACCAGACTCGTGGCTGATCCGCCCTGATCAATGGAATAGTAGGCAGCTACTTCGACTTTGTTATTGAATTGCTGGGCTCCGTTACCCCAGTGCGTATTGGATGAATTGACCGATGCCAGTGCTGTTGCCGCCCAGTGTATGACTTCTCCCCGGCTTTCGCCAGCATCCAGCATTTTTTCTATTTCCGAGGCAGCCCATGATTTATCTTCCTTATTGACCAGGGTTCCGGCTGTATTTTCTACAAACCGATCGGCAAACGCATGATTGGATAGCGTGTCTGAATAGCGCGATTGTTTAAAAACATCGGTTTGAGCAAGTATATTGGCCAGTTCTTTAACAGAGCTGCCGGTATTTTTAATAAAAGTAACAAATTCATTTAAATAATGTGCACCCGGCGCTGCATTGAACATCGCTTCAACTGTTCGTACCACTTCCAGGTGTTTATCATCCATGGTTTCCTCTAATTTACTCAGGCAGCATCGATGATGCCACGTATATAAATTGATTCTACCGAATGGATAGGTAAATTAATTACCCTAATAAAGTAACTAAATTACCTCATATTATTGTATATAGCTAATAATTTGCTTTAGAAAGGCAATTTAATGCCTGGCGGCAAACCCAATCCGCTGCTAAGTTCCGCCATTTTTTCCTGAGTGGTGGATTCCACGCGCCGGACAGCGTCATTAAAAGCCGCTGCTACGAGATCTTCCAGCATTTCCTTGTCATCACCCACAAGGCTGTCATCAATACTGACTCTTTTGACATCATGGCGGCAGGTCATGATGACTTTAACCATACCCGCTCCCGATTGACCTTCTACTTCGATGGTGGCAAGCTTTTCCTGCATTTGCCGCATGTTTTCCTGCACCATTTGCGCTTGCTTCATCATATTTCCCAGATTACCTCTCATTTTTACTACCTCCTTTATTTCTGAATCGATTTAATTGAAGGAACGATTAATTTTGCATCAAACTGTTCAATCAGTTCTTGCACAATCGGATCTTTCTCAATGGCTGCAATGGCTTGTTCCTGTTTTTCTTCTTCTTCACGTTGTTGTAGTGCCACGGGTGTTAACCCCGTGAGGCTGCCAACAATAAAATTAAGCACGACAGGTTTACCAAAATAACTATTTAATTCTGTCTGGATTTTATCCTGATATTTCTTTTCCAGCAGGTGCTTATGCACATCTGGTAGATACAATTCTATGTTTTCTGCTGATAGAACTTTGGCTTCGCTATGCTGCGCCAGCATTTTAGCCATTCCAGTCAGCTTTAATTGCTGCGTCAATTTCGGCCAATCCAGACCGGATAAATCAACACGGATACTGTCAGGGGAGGGCTGCACCTTCTGCTCAGGCTCTGCTTGCTGTGAAGTATCCGCTTCATTGAATGGCTTGGTAAGCATTGATGAAACTTGCGGCGGTTGATTATTTGCTGAAAGATCCTCCGGCATGAAAGTCAACATGCGCATCAGCGTCATAGTAAAACCGGCATATTCATCCGGTGCCAGTCCCAGATCACTGCGTCCGTGCAATGCAATCTGATAAAACAACTGAATGTCATCGGGCGAAAAAGTTTTTGCCAATGAAAAAATACGCGCGTATTCTGGCGTATCCTCATTGATCGCTTGCGGAACGGTTTGTGCCAGCGCGAGGCGATGCAATAAAGCTGCCAAATCCTGCAAGACTGAATCAAACGAAAGGCACTGTGCTTCCATTTCATCGGCCAATGCCAATAATTTTAAACCATTCCTCTGCGCCAGAGCTTCCAGCAGATCAAAAAGATAGCCTTGATCAATGCTACCCAGCATATCACGGACACCGGCTTCTGCAACACACCCCTCGCCGAAAGCAATAGCCTGATCCAGCAGACTTAATGCATCGCGCATGCTACCTTGAGCAGCACGGGCAATTAACTGCAGCGATGGCGTGTCGCACTGGATTTTTTCTTGTGCCAAAATTTTATTGAGGTGGCCGGCAATTTGTGTCTGCGGAATTTGTTTCAGATTGAATTGTAAACAACGCGATAAAACTGTGATCGGTATTTTTTGCGGATCGGTTGTAGCCAATACAAATTTGACATGCGCAGGCGGCTCTTCCAAAGTCTTCAACATGGCGTTGAAGGCTGATTTGGAAAGCATATGGACTTCATCAATGATATAAATCTTGTAGCGCGCGCTGGTAGGGGCATACAGTGTATTTTCCAGCAATTCACGCATATTATCCACTTGCGTGTTGGATGCCGCGTCCAGCTCTATCAGGTCAATAAAACTGCCAGAATCAATTTGCAGGCATGCCGGGCAAGTGCCGCACGGGGCTGCGGTTACGCCCGCTTCACAGTTGAGCGACTTGGCCAGAATACGGGCGATGGTTGTTTTGCCGACGCCGCGCGTGCCGGTCAGCAAATAAGCATGGTGCAATCTGTTTTGCTCAAGCGCGTTGGTCAGCGCTTTGACCACATGCTCTTGTCCGGTTAATTCTGAGAAATTTCTAGGGCGCCACTTACGCGCAAGGACTTGTGTTTGAGACACGTTTTTTGATTGAATTGGAAAAGCGGATTAGACCTATTAAACCAATAAATTGTCCGTAAAGATAGAAAAATAGATTCCTAAAGCCTGTGTTGGGTGGCGAGCCAGACCCCCGGCACTCGCAATAAACGGCTGTGGCTGCTTCCTTCCGGACCTGACCAGATTCACCATCTTGCAATGCGGGGAGGCCCGCCATAAAACCTATCAAAGTGCCGCAGTATACCAGCAGATGATCGATTACTCCAATTCGATTGCTGAATAAGCAGCATTTATCTGAGAAATGAAATAAATTCAAATTTAAATCCGGCGTGGCCGTTATGTTATTTTTCGCTCTTGAGATTGGAATTATGTTTCATCATTATGACCTGCTTGATGATCTGAATAAGCCATTGCCGTTAAGAGATAAGATTGTCAGCGCACACCATTCTGTTCAGGATAAATTTCCTTTTATTTCACGTATTGCTATCGCACTGTACGATACCAAAACACGCATACTGAAAACTTATATGGATAGTAGTGGAGAAGACAAGCCATTGGTTCATTATCAAGCCCCCTTGGTTAATGCACCATCATTAAAGGAGATTTTGGCTAAAGGACTGCCGCGGGTTGTCAATAATTTAGTTACTTTTGAAAATGGTACGCATGAGCACACGCGAAGGATAGGCCGCCAAGGCTATGCAGCGAGCTATACCATGCCAGTTTTTCATAACGGTGAGTTTGTCGGATTTTTGTTCTTCAATTCAAATGAAAGCGATGTATTTACAGAGAATGTTTTAAGCATCCTCGATATTTACGGACATTTGATCTCATTGATGATCGTGAACGAACTTTCCACGTTAAAAGTCATGAGTGCGGCGTTGAAAACAACCAGTGGTATTACCCATTTGCGCGATCCTGAGACGGGCAGTCATTTGGATCGTATGTCACGCTATAGCCGCATCATCGCCGAATCACTTGCCGATCAGTATGATCTGAATGATGCTTATATTGAACATATTTTTATGTTCTCACCACTTCACGATATTGGAAAGATTTCGATACCGGATAGTATCTTGTTAAAGCCAGGACCGTTGAATGCGGAAGAGCGAACAATCATGAATACGCACGCATATAAAGGCAGAAGAATGATTGATGATATTGTCGCAAATTTTGGTTTTGGCAATCTCGATAACATTGATATTTTGCGAAATATCGCCGAATATCATCATGAAGCTATTAACGGCAGCGGTTATCCGGCCGGAAAGATCAAGGGTGAAATTCCGCTTGAAGCACGCATTGTTGCGGTAGCCGATGTATTTGACGCGCTTACTTCCCGCCGTCCCTACAAGGAGGCATGGGGCAATGAAAAAGCATTCGATATGCTCAAACAGCTTGCCGGTGAGAAACTGGATAGTGACTGCGTGAATGCTTTGATTGAGAATCAACAGAAAGTTGAATTGATTCAGCAGCAATTCAAAGAAAATATCTATGGTTAATAGTATCTAACCGGTTGCATGCGCGGTATGGAGTTTGCCTTTTCAAATATCCGGTGAATGCGCATCAATTAAATCCGCTAAAATAGGCAGTTTTATTTTGAGGCTTTTAAATAAAGCCATGATTGCCAACCAATCTACCCAAACTCTGATCAAACCCAGTGATGCCACCGCGTGGATTGCATGCATCCGGCGTGCATGGCTGGATAAACATCAACCCGCAGCCTATGAGCCTGATGCATTTAATCAGTTACTCAGTGATCTTGGACTAGAACATGAAGCCGCCATGCTGGCCAGACTGGAAAATCAGTTTCCAGTGATTCAAGCAATTTCCTTTGATCATACCCAAGTTTTGATGCAACAAGGCGCACCGGTTATCTACCAAGGGCGGCTGATGGATGAACAG
Proteins encoded in this window:
- a CDS encoding calcium-binding protein — translated: MDDKHLEVVRTVEAMFNAAPGAHYLNEFVTFIKNTGSSVKELANILAQTDVFKQSRYSDTLSNHAFADRFVENTAGTLVNKEDKSWAASEIEKMLDAGESRGEVIHWAATALASVNSSNTHWGNGAQQFNNKVEVAAYYSIDQGGSATSLVVLQEVTANVTANIGSVALTKTALKSGVSGKIIDGYIKDAIVFADLNGDGIHNANESSATSDALGNFVLPGVTGFGQLIVSGGIDISTGKAFAGSMTAPPGSTVINPLTTLIDKIAQNNAITVEDATAKVLASLGLHPGVDLLHFDPIYETSRTGTDKAATDIALAIHTAAVKVSILISQTAAVLNGAGILTNEAAAIDLTYEALAAALVSNTGLVDLSASNTIAQIIQDTTELSGANNSVLFKIGALATDASQTIANLNKAVVNASSNNPDKSNILSTIAAVQIVSENIESLMKSGAATGSVETTVSRTTGSTLTNAIATAGATVGDVTGDGLPDPLLLPSPPASGGGGGSGSTSPSTVQSYLATNATAFTGTSANDILSVSTAATWTPLVMTSVILDGDAGTNTLSMQDGSSIAAAIVINFPNLTFDATGVTGTNDVTLSASQNQLFTGTMTAAGTGANGEKITIVSDGAITTLTDVENYTVGDDSTNARTITVSNAGTNVTADSTTDANTFNLGTLTYTGTLTGDNTVDDILSLSTGADVSGGTITSVEALTLASGATITLTASQNQSFTGAITAAGSGTGGEKITIEGDGAVTALSNIESYELGDDTTNARTLTTGSAALNLIANNATDTVTINATALAQNTELTLAATSASALAVNSLAGNIVASNLTGTLAITTANAADNGISITTGTAAASVNVAAGAATDTVSIDATALVNNTALSITSGGAAAGTVNITGLTGNLTVSNPASGTIGVTVTDNAVDDGIAIAAGAANLAISGVADGDTVTVTGFTGTTLTGAIANTTGKFNITTGTSTSSITTGAGDDTFTFVAGTGLTTADTVNGGTGTDTVALTSNTAIAATNFNNVSNIEAITIANTNTAVAITTQDTLVAAGATLTLSNAANSGVLTFIGSTETNGKFNITGGTGIDSITGGAGDDTFTFVAGTGLTTDTVNGGTGTDTVTLTGTTAVTAAQFNNVSNIEVISLPNMVNTAVAITTVNALVAASATLTLSNASNAGILTFNGAAETNGTFNITGGTGNDVITGGSGNDTIAGGNGNDSITPGLGDDTLSGDSGNDTFTFAAVSGLTSGDTVDGGTGTDTVALTGNTAFTASTDFDSISNIETITLGNTTTAATITTKDILVAAGATLTLSTATTGGLTFNGAAETDGDFNITSSAAANDTITGGNNADSITCGTGTDVIAGGGGDDTLSFAASTGLTTADTVDGGTGIDTISLTGTTAVTATNFDNVSNIEVISLTHTTTNVAITTKDILVAAGAALTLQATTLTTGILTFNGSAETNGTFNITGGGAADVITGGTGNDIIDGGAGNNVITAGLGNDTITGGSGSETFTFAAATGLTSADSVDGSSGTDTVALTGNTAFTASNDFDNIRNIETITLANTNTAVTITTKDILVASSSTLTLTNAANSGVLTFIGSAETDGTFTINGGTGNDSITGGAGNDTLAGGTGDDTLIGGAGNDSITSGAGNDSITGDAGADTITLGSSANDNTRQTVIYSSVSDGAAAGANSGADAITQLDANANDATDDLSQITGTLKTLLDDDSDGILDYATSDGSDLGNQAIAGGTDQEAIVLSDAEIEIALSAFTTSGLANLVAELGEEIDFTGIATGEECLFVINFSTTQSAIVLYAAGSGGDDTIVASDIQVLGIVTHNDGTGLTASNLTF
- a CDS encoding HD domain-containing phosphohydrolase, with translation MFHHYDLLDDLNKPLPLRDKIVSAHHSVQDKFPFISRIAIALYDTKTRILKTYMDSSGEDKPLVHYQAPLVNAPSLKEILAKGLPRVVNNLVTFENGTHEHTRRIGRQGYAASYTMPVFHNGEFVGFLFFNSNESDVFTENVLSILDIYGHLISLMIVNELSTLKVMSAALKTTSGITHLRDPETGSHLDRMSRYSRIIAESLADQYDLNDAYIEHIFMFSPLHDIGKISIPDSILLKPGPLNAEERTIMNTHAYKGRRMIDDIVANFGFGNLDNIDILRNIAEYHHEAINGSGYPAGKIKGEIPLEARIVAVADVFDALTSRRPYKEAWGNEKAFDMLKQLAGEKLDSDCVNALIENQQKVELIQQQFKENIYG
- the dnaX gene encoding DNA polymerase III subunit gamma/tau translates to MSQTQVLARKWRPRNFSELTGQEHVVKALTNALEQNRLHHAYLLTGTRGVGKTTIARILAKSLNCEAGVTAAPCGTCPACLQIDSGSFIDLIELDAASNTQVDNMRELLENTLYAPTSARYKIYIIDEVHMLSKSAFNAMLKTLEEPPAHVKFVLATTDPQKIPITVLSRCLQFNLKQIPQTQIAGHLNKILAQEKIQCDTPSLQLIARAAQGSMRDALSLLDQAIAFGEGCVAEAGVRDMLGSIDQGYLFDLLEALAQRNGLKLLALADEMEAQCLSFDSVLQDLAALLHRLALAQTVPQAINEDTPEYARIFSLAKTFSPDDIQLFYQIALHGRSDLGLAPDEYAGFTMTLMRMLTFMPEDLSANNQPPQVSSMLTKPFNEADTSQQAEPEQKVQPSPDSIRVDLSGLDWPKLTQQLKLTGMAKMLAQHSEAKVLSAENIELYLPDVHKHLLEKKYQDKIQTELNSYFGKPVVLNFIVGSLTGLTPVALQQREEEEKQEQAIAAIEKDPIVQELIEQFDAKLIVPSIKSIQK
- a CDS encoding YbaB/EbfC family nucleoid-associated protein — translated: MRGNLGNMMKQAQMVQENMRQMQEKLATIEVEGQSGAGMVKVIMTCRHDVKRVSIDDSLVGDDKEMLEDLVAAAFNDAVRRVESTTQEKMAELSSGLGLPPGIKLPF